The following proteins come from a genomic window of Pyxidicoccus sp. MSG2:
- a CDS encoding patatin-like phospholipase family protein → MAAGYRGEELRQTVLELDFRQFKDKGWEDKIHLVGKGLSLLLDQGIYEGKRFSEWMDERLAAHDVHTFKDLCTKWTDPRWSVRLQVIVSDLTAHRLLVLPRDAYLLGLDPLELKVSEAVRMSMSIPGFFEPVRVTNPSTQEEHVLVDGGLLSNFPVWLFDCEDEEPAWPTFGLMLVEPEPKHPLPKKTHGPRGLTGLYKLLCELVETLLEAHDRLYLERAQFARTLTIPTLGVGTTEFDITRERALALYESGRAAAKTFLASWNFQAYVEEFRRGKPYIRRESVRTQFARAAAMAPA, encoded by the coding sequence ATTGCCGCCGGCTACCGGGGAGAGGAACTGAGGCAGACCGTGCTCGAACTCGATTTCCGTCAGTTCAAGGACAAGGGCTGGGAAGACAAGATTCATCTCGTCGGAAAGGGGCTCAGCCTCCTGCTCGACCAGGGCATCTACGAAGGAAAGCGCTTCAGCGAGTGGATGGACGAGCGTCTCGCGGCCCATGACGTGCACACCTTCAAGGACCTGTGCACGAAATGGACCGACCCCCGCTGGAGCGTCCGGTTGCAGGTCATCGTGTCTGATCTCACCGCCCACCGGTTGCTGGTCCTTCCACGTGATGCGTACCTGCTGGGACTGGACCCGCTCGAGCTGAAGGTCTCCGAAGCGGTCCGGATGAGCATGAGCATTCCCGGCTTCTTCGAGCCCGTGAGGGTGACGAATCCCAGCACTCAGGAGGAGCACGTGCTCGTGGATGGTGGCTTGTTGTCGAACTTCCCGGTCTGGCTCTTCGATTGCGAGGACGAGGAACCGGCCTGGCCGACCTTTGGCCTCATGCTCGTCGAACCCGAGCCGAAACACCCTCTCCCGAAGAAGACGCACGGACCGCGCGGGCTGACGGGGCTCTACAAGCTGCTCTGTGAGTTGGTCGAAACGCTCCTGGAGGCTCACGACCGCCTCTATCTCGAGCGGGCCCAGTTCGCCCGGACCCTCACCATTCCGACCCTGGGCGTCGGGACGACGGAGTTCGACATCACGCGCGAGCGGGCGCTAGCGCTCTATGAATCCGGCCGCGCCGCCGCGAAGACGTTCCTGGCGTCCTGGAACTTCCAGGCCTACGTGGAGGAGTTCCGAAGGGGCAAGCCCTACATCCGCCGTGAATCGGTGCGGACACAGTTCGCACGCGCTGCCGCCATGGCCCCCGCCTGA
- a CDS encoding TVP38/TMEM64 family protein, with translation MREAMGPPLHPPDTPRGLPAPWARALVLAALLAGLALLASSDAFQSLLRRVLEASAPVISEHPFWGAVLFVLVSALSAMLAFFSSALLLPVALHAWGKTVCVLLLWVGWMLGGACAYGLARYWGRPAIRRLTSSRGLARYEERISRRTPFGWVLLFQLAVPSEIPGYVLGLARYGLRRYLLVLALAELPYAVGTVYLGSSFLEQRTVVLVGLGASGILFGACAIHLLHERLRR, from the coding sequence ATGCGTGAAGCAATGGGCCCGCCCCTCCATCCGCCGGACACGCCTCGTGGGCTCCCCGCGCCCTGGGCCCGTGCGCTCGTGCTGGCGGCGCTCCTCGCCGGCCTCGCCCTCCTCGCCTCCTCGGACGCCTTCCAGTCCTTGCTCCGCCGGGTCCTCGAGGCGAGCGCGCCCGTCATCTCCGAACACCCCTTCTGGGGCGCGGTGCTCTTCGTGCTCGTCTCCGCGCTGTCGGCGATGCTGGCCTTCTTCTCCAGCGCGCTGCTGCTGCCGGTGGCTCTCCACGCCTGGGGCAAGACAGTCTGTGTGCTCCTTCTCTGGGTGGGCTGGATGCTCGGCGGCGCCTGCGCGTATGGCCTCGCCCGCTACTGGGGCCGGCCCGCCATCCGCCGGCTCACCTCTTCGCGCGGGCTGGCCCGCTACGAGGAGCGCATCTCCCGGCGCACCCCCTTCGGCTGGGTGCTCCTCTTCCAGCTCGCAGTGCCCTCGGAGATTCCCGGCTATGTGCTCGGCCTGGCGCGCTACGGGCTGCGCCGCTACCTGCTCGTCCTCGCGCTGGCGGAGCTTCCCTACGCGGTGGGCACCGTCTACCTGGGCTCCAGCTTCCTCGAGCAGCGCACCGTCGTCCTGGTGGGGCTGGGCGCATCCGGCATCCTCTTTGGCGCCTGCGCCATCCACCTGCTGCACGAGCGCCTGAGGCGGTGA